The following nucleotide sequence is from Tardiphaga sp. 709.
AGCGCCAACAGGACCAGCTGCGCGCTCGCCATCGCGCGCACCACGCTCGATGCCTCCGGGGACACCCTGAGCCTGAGCAACAGCGGGAAGAGCCATTGTGGCGACAATGGCGGCGGTTCCGAGAAGACGGCGGATCATGATGATCTCCAGTTTCGATTGATTGGTGTTGCGCCGATACAAGTGCGCGGTCGCACAATGGTTCCGGGAAATTGAACCGTTAGAACCTGCGCACAGCGGCTGAAATAGCTTGAGAGAAATGGAACCGAATAGTCAGTTCGTGATCATCGCACGGATGCGTTGCAAGAAATGATCGAGGTCGAACGGCTTGGTGATCATTTCCATCCCAGGCAGCAGGAAGCCCTTCGCCATAACGACGCTTTCAGAATAACCGGTGATGAACAGGATCTTCAAGTCCGGCCGCGCCTCGCGCGCCTGATCGGCAAGCTGACGGCCGTTCATGCCGGGCAGCCCAATATCGGTGACCAGCAGATCGATATTCGGCGTCTCGCGCAGGACCCGTAAGCCCGACGGACCATCAACTGCCTCGAGCACGCGATAGCCTTCGTCCTGCAACATATCGACGATGACAGAGCGCACCACCGGCTCATCCTCGACCACCAGCAGGGTTTCGCCTGCGGCTACGCGCTGATCGTCCTTCAGCGGGTCGGCATCCTGTGTAGCAGCGTCTCCCTCGTGACGCGGCAGATACAGTTTCACAGCCGTCCCGATACCGAGCCTGCTGTCGATGCTGACATGTCCGTTGGACTGACGCGCGAAGCCGTAGATCATCGACAGGCCGAGGCCCGTGCCCTGCCCGATCGGCTTTGTCGTGAAGAACGGATCGAAAGCGCGCGCCACGACCTCCGGGCTCATGCCGGTTCCGCTGTCGCTGACACTGATACAGATATAGTCGCCCGGCGTCAGAGCCGGCGCATTGGCATTGATGGCATCGACACGCACATTCTGTGTCGCGATCTTCAGGTGCCCACCATCAGGCATCGCGTCGCGCGCATTGATCGCCAGATTGAGCAACGCGCTTTCCAACTGGTTCGGATCGCACAGCGTGCACCACAGATCAGGCGCCGCCGCGATATCGAGATCCAGCGTCTCGCCAATGGTCCGGCGCAACAGATCCTCCAGCGAGACGATCAGCACATTGGCATCGACGCTTTTCGGAATTAGCGGTTGCCGCCGCGCGAAGGCCAGCAACCGGTGCGTCAGCGCCGCCGCACGATTTGCCGAGGTCATCGCAGCGTCGATATAGCGCGCGATATTGTCGGTGCGACCCTGACCGAGCCGTGTCTGCATCAGGTCGAGCGAGCCGACGATGCCTGTGAGCAGGTTGTTGAAGTCGTGCGCGATGCCGCCGGTGAGCTGACCGACAGCCTCCATCTTCTGCGACTGCCGCAGCGCCTCTTCAGTATTTCTAAGGCGCTCGGCGGCAGCCTTCTCGGCAGTGACATCGCGCGCCACACAATAGATCTGGTTCTGATCCGGCACCGCCGTCCAGGACAGCCAGCGATAGGAGCCATCCTTGTGGCGAAGGCGATTCTCGAAGCGGATCGTTGGCTCGCCGGCAACAAGCTTATCGACCTCGGTCATTGTCCTGGCCTGGTCCTCGGGATGCTCGAGCCAGCGCGAGGTCTTGTTGAGCAGCTCGGCCTCGCTCCAGCCGAGCGTGCGCGTCCAGGCCGGATTGACGGTGCGCCAGACGCCATCATAGTCGGAGACCATCAGGAGATCCTGCGACACGCTCCAGATCCGGTCGCGCTCACGCGTCTTGTCACGCACGCGCTGTTCCAGCGTCTCATTGAGGTCTGCAAGTTTTGCCGCGAGCTGACGCGCCTGATCCTCGCTCTTGCGCAGCGCCTTCTCGGCCAGCACCTGAT
It contains:
- a CDS encoding PAS domain-containing protein; this translates as MLDAHRPNSPDFLAGGGEMGALMRAYDWASHPIGAPDTWPQSLRTAIRIVLNTNHPMFIWWGPDLIQFYNDAYGLTMDAQQHHAGLGARGREFWHEIWPIIGPQIAQVMSGGGATWHENQLIPMTRNGKLEHSYWTYSYSPLDLDDGVGGVLVVCRDVTRDHEATIVLREREAELARVQQIGQIGGLEVDLRTGFRNRRSPEYLIVHGLPPEAANESHEDWVRRIHPEDREATEQKFRDAVKSGVRDYTVQYRIIRPSDGETRWISVRSYIERDDAGKPLRLVGAHTDVTDQVLAEKALRKSEDQARQLAAKLADLNETLEQRVRDKTRERDRIWSVSQDLLMVSDYDGVWRTVNPAWTRTLGWSEAELLNKTSRWLEHPEDQARTMTEVDKLVAGEPTIRFENRLRHKDGSYRWLSWTAVPDQNQIYCVARDVTAEKAAAERLRNTEEALRQSQKMEAVGQLTGGIAHDFNNLLTGIVGSLDLMQTRLGQGRTDNIARYIDAAMTSANRAAALTHRLLAFARRQPLIPKSVDANVLIVSLEDLLRRTIGETLDLDIAAAPDLWCTLCDPNQLESALLNLAINARDAMPDGGHLKIATQNVRVDAINANAPALTPGDYICISVSDSGTGMSPEVVARAFDPFFTTKPIGQGTGLGLSMIYGFARQSNGHVSIDSRLGIGTAVKLYLPRHEGDAATQDADPLKDDQRVAAGETLLVVEDEPVVRSVIVDMLQDEGYRVLEAVDGPSGLRVLRETPNIDLLVTDIGLPGMNGRQLADQAREARPDLKILFITGYSESVVMAKGFLLPGMEMITKPFDLDHFLQRIRAMITN